The Acidobacteriota bacterium genome includes the window CGGCGTTTAACGTCCAACTGGAAGAAAAGTGGATTCGATCCAGCGTTCAGGTGACACGGGGCCAGCGAATTCGCGTGGACGCCACAGGCACTGTCACGCTGGAAGGCCGCACGCAAACCGGCCCGGATGGATTGAACAATCGCCGCGACCCGGACGCTCCGATGCCTGATGCCAACGATGGCGCATTGATTGCGGCGATTGGCCAGGATCCAAATTCGTTACCGATTTTCATCGGGCGCGGAGTGGAATTCATCGCCGAACATGACGGCCCGCTTTATTTCACTGTCAATCATTGGGAAACGGCCAACGCACGCGGCGCATTTCGCGTGACGGTTGCAATTGATCGCAATTATCGCGACGACACGGTTGGCGGAAACACCGGAGGCGGTCGCCCAACCCAGGGGCAGGAAAAAACCGTGTTGGTGTATGCCAATCAACAATGGACGGATACGGGCATTGATGTCGAACCGAACATGACATTTCAAATTTCAGCGGAAGGCGAAATCGAAATCGGCAATCGCAACTACGCTCGACCGGAAGGCAATCAAAACGCGAAAGTCAGCGGATCAGTGTACCCGATGCCCGAAGCCGGAGTGGGCGCTTTGATTGGCAAGATTCGGTATCGAGACGGACGAGATTCCAATCTGGTGTTGGTTGGCACACAAGGCACGCCTTCGACCGAAGCCGGGGAATATGGCCGCCTGTTCCTGGGCATCAACGACGATTACCTGCGTGACAACAAAGGCTCGTACAAGGTCACTATTCGTTGGTAGCCTTTTGGGACTGAGGGACGGAGTGACGGAGAGATAGAGAATTACGATGAAACTATCTCCCTCTTTCACTTTGTCTCTCCATCCCTCCGTCCCTCCTTCCCTCTATCGCACAGCCGCTTCATTCACGCTCAACGCACCGCGCTCAGCGTCGAGCGTCGCCATTACGCCAAGCGGCAAGGTTAAATTTCCAATTGGGCTATGGCCACTGGGCAAACCGAACATGACCGGAATTCCCAAATCAGCCGTACATTCCGCCAAAACGTCCTGAATGGAATATCCTTGCTCAGCGTGCTGTACGCAGTCGGTCATTTCGCCAAATATGATTCCTTGAACTTCATCGAATTTCCCTGCCAATCGTAACTGCTGCAACATTCGGTCAATCGCGTAAGGCCGCGTGCCGGTGTCTTCCAAAAACAGAATCGCGCCGCGCGTATCCAATTCGTCCGGCGTTCCCATCATTGCCGCAATCAGCGATAAACATCCGCCAAGCAATCGCCCGCTGGCCGTTTTGCCCGAACCGCGATGCAGCATCTCTGTTTTTGTGGAGTTGATTGCGCCCATCGGTTTTGGTTGAGCAACCGCCGCCAGCAAGGTTTCGTGGTCGTAATGCTCTGCGCCGCTTTCAGAGACTTGGGCCAAATCTTTCGCCGCCATCGGGCCGTGAAAACTCACCCAGCCGAATCGCCCGTACAGATACAAATGCAGCGCCGTCATATCGCTGTAGCCGATGAATATCTTTGGATTGGCGCGCAGGACATTTTCATCCAGCAGCGGCAACAACCGCATTACGCCGTAGCCTCCGCGCGCAGCCCAGACGGCCTTGACCGCTGGGTCGGCAAACGCTTCCATCAGTTCTTCGGCGCGGCGCTCATCGCTTCCGGCGGTGTAACGCGCTTTTTCCAAAATGTCCGGGCGGTGTGTGACGCGAAAGCCCAGGCGTTCCAACTCCGCCACGCCGCCCGCCAGATAATCGCCTTTCAAATTGCTGGCCGGAGCCACAACGGAAACCAGATCGCCGGGTTTGAGCGCAGCCGGTTTGATGATTTGATTTGGAGTCATACCGGCGATTATAAGCAGGAAGGCAAAATTATGAATCCGCGCATCGTCGTCATCTCCGGAACTTCGTCAAACTCTGGCAAAACCACCTTGCTCTGCGAATTGCTGCGTCAATTGTCAGAGCGTGAACCGTGGGAAGCCATCAAATTGACGCGCGGCCATTATCGTTCGTGTGGCAAAGACCCTGAAGCCTGCTGCGTCAGTCATCTGCTGAGCGACAACCCTACGGTGCGTTCAGGACGCGAAACGACTTACACCTTTGGCAAAGACACTGCGCGATACTGGGACGCCGGAGCCGCAAATGTGCATTGGGTGATTGCAACCGATGCACAGCTCGAAGCGGGCGTCAGCGAGGCTTTGTCAAAAGTCACGACGTCAAACGTCTTGATCGAAGGAACCAGCTTGCTGGATTTCGTCAAACCCGATCTGGCGATTCTGGCCGTTGGTTCCGACTCCTCAAAACCGAAAGCGTCCGTCCGCCGCGCGTTGTTGGAGCAAAAAATTCATGCGTTGTATTGCCCTGCCGAAAATGAAACCGCGGCAAAGAGCGATGAACTCCTTGCCGCGTTGTTGACCATCAGCCCGGCGATTGATCGCCAATGGTTAGGCAATCTGCCTGTATTTACTCCTGGCAAATTGCATCGCTTGGCTGTGCTGATTTCATCGCTCATTTGAACATCAGTTTGACAGTGTTCGCCTTTTTGCCGTCCACCGTCAGCACCACGTCCACTTCGCCGCGTCCGGCCAAGCTCTTCGGTACAAGAACGTTTACTTGATCCAATCCCACAAAGCCCGGTGTTGGCCCGGCGTACATCGGATCGCCAAACACGCCGCCCAAATCCAGCGAAACCGCGCTCAGCGAAGTGCGATAGCGGAATCCGGTGCCATAAAAAATCAGGTACACCTGTTCTCCCGGAACCGTCAGGTCAATCGGTTTGGCCTTGAACGCGCCTGTGGCAGAGTCAAATTCGGCAACCTTTTCGTACACCTGTTGGCCATTGGCTTTGACGCGCAAAGCGTCTGCGGTCACAACGCCTTGCCCGTTGGAATTTGCCGTGAACAGCGCGGGAGCGACGGGGGCGATGTCCACAGTTCCCACCGAAGTGTGGCCGTCACCGCTATCAATCATCACCGTTGCTTTGCCCGCAGCCATTCCATCCGGCATCAGATAGTTGATCTGCCCCGGCGAAACGAAAAACAGTTGGGCATTGAGTTCTTTGCCCGCGGCATCGGTGATAGTCACGGTCGTTCCAGCCAACTCGGTTGGTAAAGGCTGCGATTGGGCAATCTTCAATTCCGTCGCCAGATCAATTCCGAACGCAGACACCAACGAAGTCGGAGCCAGAACATCGCCTTTGAAGCTGGCGGAGGAAACGTTGGCCACTGCGCCATAGACCAGAAAGGGTTCGGGATTGGTTTCTTCGGCGTTGTTCGCTTTTGCGACCGTTATGTCATTTGCGCCTTCGTCCGTCAGGTCGCCAGCCGGAATTGTCGCCAGCAAGGTCGAACTGTTGATAAATGAAGTTGTGCGTTCTTCCCCATTCCAGCGGACTTTGCAGCCGTTGGTGAAATTTGCGCCTTTGACTGTCATTTGAAACTCTTTGCCGCCTTTGGCGGCAAAGCCCGGACTGAGGTCAGTAATCCACATCGCCGCGACACCATTTGTGCCAACCTGACTGATCACAAAGCTTTTGCCAGCAATCGCAATCGTAGCAGTTCGCGCATTGCCGGAATTCGCCTGGACTTTCAATTTCACCGTGCCGTTCCCCGCCCCGATTGCGTCGCTGACAATCGAAACAAATGAAAATCCGCTGCTGCTCTGCCACGCGCACGAATTGGATGCAGTCACATTGACGCTGACATCGCCGCCACCGATTCCAACCTGTGCGCTGCCCGGACTGATGGAAAACGTGCAATTGCTATTCGCCGCCTGATTGATCGTTGCGGATTTGTCGCCGACAGTGATTTTCGCTGTTCGCGCCGTGCTGGGATTCGGATCGGTCGTGAAATTGATGGTGCCGGTACCGGTGCGTTGGCCCGGATTGATAATCTTCACCCACGAAGCATTGCTGGAAGGCGTCCATTGGCAGGAAGCAGAAGAAGCCGTCACAACAATTGAGCTGGAGCCGTTCCCTGATTGGAAGTTGAAGATCGAAGGACTGAGCGAGTAGGCACAACCTCCAGTTTGAGAAACGACAAACTCCCAGGCGCTGACTTTAATGATCCCTGTGCGATCCGGTCCGGGATTGGGCGCGACTTGATAAGTGATTGGGCCGCTGCCGACCAGATTGCCGCCACTGGTGATCGTGATCCAGTTGACCTGAGATGTGGCAACGCGTGGACAACTGGAGGTCGAAGCTGTCACATTGATTGCTCCGTTTCCGCCAGCAGCATCAAAATTCTTCGAAAATGGGCTGATTTGGTAATTGCATCCGCTGCCTTGAGTAACGGTAAAGGTCCCATTTCCCAGTGTGATTTTGCCAGTGCGAACCGGGCCAGGATTTGGAGCCACGGAATATCCGATGGGGCCACTTCCGTCGGCTTCGGCGCCACTGGTGATTGTCAACCAGCTTGCATTGGAAGTAGCACTACGCGGACAGTAAATATACGACGCTGTAACCTGCGCGTATCCGAATCCGTTGCCATTCCCAAAATTCGCAGAATTTGGATCGAACGAATATGAACAAGTGGCTGTGCCCTGTGTAAGATTGAGAGTAAGCTTTTCGCCAGTTTCAAGCTGGTTGTAAATCACAAAAATGGACATCTGCATTGTCCGTTGGGGGCCAATGTTCGGGTATACATTGACATGAAAACTGGTAGCAGTGTGATTTGTAACCTGAAGCCACTGTTGCGTAAACCGGGTTCCATACGAACAACCTGGTCCAAGAACAGTTACGGTTACCTGAAAACTATCTCCCGCTCCGGGGCTAACACGAGATAACGGTGAAGCAGTTAAAATACATGGCGAAAAACTAACTTTGGCAGCAGGTTCCGGCATACCAGTTGGCGTAGTGGGTTTGGCGTAGGCGGCGATTCCGAAACAGAACACGAAAAAGACTGCAAATAAAATGTTGGCAACTCCGGCTTGGCGAATGATGTTAGGTGATTTCAAGGCTCTCTCCTTCTTCCAATGCAAATTGAAAACCGTGGCAATTGAGCGCCGCAGTGTCGGCTTCGACTTCAGCGCTTTTTGTTGCTCACCAGGACAGGCGAGAAAACCAATGCAGATTTGTCACAGCTTGAGGAATTTTCCGGTAATGTTTTGGTGATGGAATTGTGAGGTATGTTTCTGCTGCCAGCTCAACGATTTAGCATAAAAAACGACCAGCCGATTCTTTGCGCATAGCGAAAAATCGGCTGGCTTTTGTCTACATACTGTCTTGCGAATCGTTGGCGTTATTTCGTCCAGATTGCGGCAAAACGATCCGAATCGGAATAGCCCTGGATTCGGTACAGCCTGTACCCAAGTGCGCTGTAATCTTCAAATGCAGTTTGATACTCCTGCGGAGTCAGGTTGTATTCCATCGCATACGTACCGGGAATTTTGCGCCAGATGCCGCCGTACAACCGTCCGCCATTGATTTCTTCCACATCAATGTTGGTCTGCTTGTACCCCTGGGCTTTGAGCGCTGGCAGTAATGAGGTCAGCGTCAGCGAACTCAGGTAATGCACCTCATACGTGACCGGTTTCGGCGAACTGACGAACACGCCCGTGTGGCGCACGCCGCTGTTGGTGTCATAAGCCACGTGCTCTTCGACCACCATCCCGCCGTTGGTTACGTGCTCATTCCATTTCTGCGCCCACTCGGCGTCGGTCAATCCGAAATGCGTGTAATAGCCTTCGCCATTGCGTTTTTTCCAGATGACATTGAATCGCGGGTTGCCGGAACCATCGCGCGTCACGGAGATTTCGCGTGGTCGCAAACCTTGCCCGTGATATTCGTCAAACCAGTATTGGAAATCCGAACCGGTCATATAAAACCTCGCTTTCCAGGCCGAAGGCAGATTTCTTTGGAATGAACCGGAAGCCAGCAGGTCGTTGCCATTTCGATGAATGCTGAGCGTCTGCAACGCGTAGCCCATTCCAGGATAGTAGCCGAAGTATTTCGACACGACGTTCGCCGGCACGTTGTGGAAATTCGAGTAAAACGGCGCGAACAATCGAACATACGGCGTATCATCCAACAGATCGTAGCAACCGCCGTTCGTGTCTGCTTCGGCATACACGCCGTAAGGATCAACCTGAACCCAATCATTCGGATTCGACGGGCGCGGATCGGGCACGGTGGTCATCAGATGCAAGTGGTTATTCGCCGTCGCTTTGTTGGTCACATTGCCATTGTTGTCCAAGCCCCAGCCAGCGCCGCCGTAACCCGTGTTGCCGCTCCAGGCGATTTGCTGTCCCGCGTACACGGTATCGCCGACATCAACTTTAATGGTCTGGTTGTCGGTTCCCCAGTACAACGGATCGTGCGTGGCTTTATGCGCAAACTTATAATACTTGTACTGGCGCGAGTAATTTCCATCGCTGTCTTTGGACGTGTCACCTGCGGGAACGGCTTTGGCCTTTGCCACGTCGTTCGTAAACCCATTGCGCAAATGCATGTACGTCGTGCGGTAACGATCCCCGTTGGGAGCCACGTGCTCAATTACGACGACGTTGCCCATCAGATCATCCCAGAGTTTTGAGACCACGGTTCCATCGGCAACGGAATACACGCCAAAACTCGCATCTACGCCTTCCTGTGCGTTGTCGCGCGAATAATCAATCGCGCCATGGAAGCTGCCGCCGTCATACAGCCAACCTCCACCCGGATAGACGTGGCTGTTTTTGTACGGCAAAAACATAGGCATGCTGGCGCGGACGGTCGCCGCAAAATTGCGCGCAGCCTGTTCGCGCTGAGCGTCCGTTCCCATCGTGAACACGTGGTATGGCTGGCGATAGCGAACATCGCGGCTGTTGAGTTGGTCGTTGATGGTGTAACTGCAACATCCGGAACTGGGAATCGTGACATCCGGGATGGTGCAAACATTCTGGCCATTGAAAATCACCGACAACGGATTGCCTGTCACGCTGAGTTGTTTTTGCGCCGCTTGACTGTCGTCGGCCTGGTTTTCCGACAAATCAATCGCCAGTTGATCGGCGACTGCTGCGCGACCGGCTGCGGAGTTCCAATGCAACGCTTCTGCGGTTTCCAGAAGCTGCGGCGGCACGGCACCGGCATTATTTGCCGCCAGGTCCTCTTCGATTCCGACATTCTCACCGCCGTCGCGAACGTGATTGTCCATCGCTGCGCGGTTGTACTTCGGCAGGTAGTGCAGTTCGGACGGATTTCCCTGCTCTTCTTCATTCACGCGCTCCGGCGCGCGACGACGCACATTTTGCGCTTGCAACGTGACCAAGTTTGAAAACACCACCAAAGCCGCCAGGAACATCACAAACATTCGTTTGAATTGCTGATTTTTCAATCTCATATTTTCCTTCCCTATCTCCCTCTCGATCAAAACAAGTGATAAATACGGCAACAATCACAACTTCATCCACTTCGATGTTCGCGTTTATTGCCGCTCACTGACTGAAGCGGGAAAAGAGAGCGAAACCTCTCAATTCAAGAGTGATGTTTTGGCGATGTTTTGGTGATGGGATGATTAAACCGAGAAGCGGCTGAAAAATCTTACAGATAAGAATGAAAATTGTGGCAGCCTCGTCTCATCTGGCGGCCAGGTAACGTTCGATCATCTTCTTCAAATCGTCGAACTCAATCGGCTTGCTGACGTAATCGGTGCCGCCGCAGGCTTTGATGTCGTCTATGGTTTCCTGTTGGTCGTACCCTGTGACGAAGATGATTGGCAGGTCGTGGAATTCCGATTGTCTGCGCAATTCGCGCGTGGCTTGCATCCCGTCAAGAATGGGCAAGGACAAATCCATCAACACCAGGTCGGGCCGTTCCTGCCGAACACAATTCACAACTTCGTTGCCGTCACAGGCTTCGCTGACGGCAAACTTGCTCAGCTTCAGCATCAGCTTCAGAGCAGTTCGCTGTTCATCGTCATCTTCGGCGATCAAAATTCGAGGGAGCTGGTCTGTCATAATCGGGATGATTTTCTTCAGTGATAAAAGTTCATAGCGCGCGAAGAGAAATCCATTGTAGCTATCGGCGCTTTGGCGCTGCAAACTGATTCGGGGTTGCCCACCAGATTCTGGCCATTAACAAATCGCCGTGAAAGTTCGCCGGGATCACTTCGCCCGCCAGGATCAGCGATTGTTCACGGTTGAGCATCATCGTGTGGAAATTGCCATAGTGAGGAACCAGCGTTGGCGCATTGATGCCGTCGCCAATCAGCGGAAACACGACTCGTTCGGTTGACCGAACCAGACGCATTGTTTTTTGATCCACCAAAGCCATATACAACGGCGCGCGCCAACGCATCACATTCGCGTTTTCCGTCGCCTTGCGCATGTAAACCAAATACAGCGCATCCGAATGTTTCAACCAATGTTGCTGCGTGGTGGACATCTCCAGCGGCTCGCCGTTGTCCCAACTCCAGGCTTGTGGTTCCGCCCAGGTCAGCCCGTCGCTGGAAACTGCGACATAACCGCGACCATCTTCGGCGCGAATGGTCAGATAAAACTTGTCGCCGAATTGCACAATCGAAGGTTCCAGCAACCCGCGCTTGGTCGTGTTGCGAAGCTCATTGCCCAGGCGTTGGATTTTCAGTACGCGTCCATCAAACGAACAAAGCGCAACTGCAACGGAATAATCCGTGCGGCCAACCGGCGCAAATGACATCGGCAACAGAATATCTCCGTTTTCCAGATTCACTCGCTCCGCACACCCAGCGGTATAAATCCGACTGCCGCGCGAGTCGTCCCAAACCAACTTCTGCGGCTTAGACCAATTGCCGCCCGCATCACGAACCACATATACCGGATTGCGTTGCGGCTGTTCAGGAAAGTATTTGCCTTCGCGGTAAAAAATGGTGTGGCCGATGGCCAGTACTGTTTTGGTTTTGGCGTGATATTCCGGTGCGACATCGCAAACGGCCAACTCCGTTCCATCTTCAAGCTTGCGCCGGCCCCAGCCAGGAACGTCGCGAATCTCGCTCCAGGTTTTGCCCAGATCAGCAGATTCCCGCCATTTGACCGGCCCGTAATAATCCGAGCCGCCGATTTCCTGCAGCGTCATCAAAATTTTCGCGCCCTTTGGAGAAGGCACAACCGTCGTACGCGGCAAAAACCAGGTGATTTGGTCGTCGCTCCATTTGTGCAGCATGACGCGCGCAATGGATTTGGCGACATCACGGGAGCTTTGATTGGCCAAGAGGAAAGGTCGAGCGACAAAACAGCCCAGAATGATGAAACAGAAAGCAATCCATCGAGGCATAAAGGTGCAGGCTCCAACCCAATTAAGCGACGGCAAATTCCGTCAATTTGCGCCGTTCAGGGCGATAAAATCCTAAGACAATGTCTTCTTTGGGAATCCCGGCATCCAGCAATTCTTGAGTAATTCCATTTTCCGTTTCATCCACTTCTACCCAAATTTTTTCATTGAGAAGGTGAAGATGGAGAACAACCGCATGAACACGCCCAGTCGGGTCCCAGCCCATATCCACAACCATATAGTTGTCGTTGTTTTCATCAAACACTGGAGAAGTAACAACCTGTCCTATGCTTGGCGTTTGCGCAGCGTGGCGACCTAAAACAGCCTTGATGATTTTTCGGTAATTGTTCAGTTTATCCATTGGACAACTTCCTCAATTTCAGGGCTGAAAACCAGTATGGAAATTTGGTGATCAGCAACAATATCCTGCACCGCCGATTTTAAGAAAAAATCCTGCCAAATGTCCAAGGCAATTGCCAGGAACAACTCCCTTTCTGGACTCAATCGTTTCAAAAAGGTTCGGTAAATTCCATATTGCCCAACAGCTCTTTCCAGCTCTGTCATCGGCGATGGCGTTCCGAAGACCTTGATTTCAACAACAATTTTTCGCTCGCCTTTTTGAGCAGCCATCGGCTTTTCAGCGGCAAGATCGGCATAAGCTCTTGTGCCTTTATACAAGATATAAAAAGGGTCATCAGTGATCGTCCATCCATCTTTGACCAACGCCCTTTTTACTTCCTGATGATATGCATCCTGAACCATGCCGTGTCCCTTTCATTACGCCAACACCTTTTCGACCAATTCTCCGTGAACATCCGTCAACCGAAAATCGCGTCCCTGGAACCGGTATGTCAGGCGTTTATGATCAATGCCCAGCAGATGCAGAATCGTCGCTTGCAGGTCATATACCGCTACCGGATCACTGACGACGTTGTAACTGTAATCGTCGGTTTCACCCAGGCTGAAGCCTTTTTTGACGCCGCCGCCCGCCAACCACATGGCAAAGTTTCGCGGGTGGTGATCGCGTCCGTAATTCGCGTCGGTCAATTTGCCCTGGCAATACACCGTGCGTCCGAATTCCCCGCCCCAGACAATCAAGGTGTCTTCCAGCAAGCCGCGTTGTTTCAAATCCGCAACCAACGCTGCCGTCGGTTGATCGGTTCCGCCGCATTGCAGCGCCAGATCGCGCGGCAAATCGTTATGCTGATCCCATCCGCGATGATAAAGCTGAATGAAACGCACGCCGCGTTCGGCCAATCGTCGCGCCAGCAAACAATTCGCCGCGTAAGTTCCAGGCCTGCGCGATTCGGGGCCGTACATTTCAAACGTGCCGTCCGGTTCTTTCGACAAGTCCATCAAATCGGGCACGCTGGTTTGCATGCGATAGGCCATTTCGTATTGCGTGATACGCGTTTCGATTTCGGGGTCGCCGTAATCCTCGTGCTTCATCTGGTTGAGTTTGGCGACGGCATCCAGCATCTGGCGGCGCGAAGTTTTGTTCACGCCCGGAGGATCTTCCAAATACAGCACTGGCATGGCTCCGCCGCGAAGTCGCACGCCTTGGTAACTTGATGGCAGAAAGCCGCTCGACCACAAGCGCGAAAACAACGGCTGGTCGGTGTTCAGCGCGTGCGCCGTCGAAAGCAGCACGATGTATGCCGGAAGGTTTTGATTTTCGCTGCCCAAACCGTAACTCACCCACGAACCGAAACTCGGTCGGCCCGGCTGTTGAAATCCGGTTTGAATAAACGTGATCGCCGGGTCGTGGTTGATGGCGTCGGTGTGCATGGATTTGATGATCGTCAGTTCATCCACGACTTTGGCGGTGTGCGGCAACAATTCGCTGACCCAGGTTCCGGATTTGCCGTGTTGCGAAAACTTGAACAACGATTTGACGCAGGGAAACGCGCTTTGGCCGCTGGTCATGCCAGTGATGCGTTGCCCGTGGCGAATCGAATCGGGTAATTCGGTTCCGTGCAGCTTTTCCAGCGACGGTTTGTAATCAAAGGTTTCAATTTGCGAAGGCCCGCCCGATTGATGCAGAAAAATTACGCGCTTCACCTTCGGCGCAAAATGCGGCAAACCCGTCAACCCGCCGGTTTTTGGATCGCGCTCTTCGCCCAGCACCGGCGAAGCCAGTCCTTCCTGTTTCAATAGGGAAGCCAGCGCCGCAATGCCAATGCCTTTTGCGCCCAGCCCGAATAGTTGGCGACGCGTCAA containing:
- a CDS encoding response regulator; translated protein: MTDQLPRILIAEDDDEQRTALKLMLKLSKFAVSEACDGNEVVNCVRQERPDLVLMDLSLPILDGMQATRELRRQSEFHDLPIIFVTGYDQQETIDDIKACGGTDYVSKPIEFDDLKKMIERYLAAR
- a CDS encoding XisI protein encodes the protein MDKLNNYRKIIKAVLGRHAAQTPSIGQVVTSPVFDENNDNYMVVDMGWDPTGRVHAVVLHLHLLNEKIWVEVDETENGITQELLDAGIPKEDIVLGFYRPERRKLTEFAVA
- a CDS encoding XisH family protein; this translates as MVQDAYHQEVKRALVKDGWTITDDPFYILYKGTRAYADLAAEKPMAAQKGERKIVVEIKVFGTPSPMTELERAVGQYGIYRTFLKRLSPERELFLAIALDIWQDFFLKSAVQDIVADHQISILVFSPEIEEVVQWIN
- a CDS encoding DUF1501 domain-containing protein, whose product is MNLKQQFEQHLTRRQLFGLGAKGIGIAALASLLKQEGLASPVLGEERDPKTGGLTGLPHFAPKVKRVIFLHQSGGPSQIETFDYKPSLEKLHGTELPDSIRHGQRITGMTSGQSAFPCVKSLFKFSQHGKSGTWVSELLPHTAKVVDELTIIKSMHTDAINHDPAITFIQTGFQQPGRPSFGSWVSYGLGSENQNLPAYIVLLSTAHALNTDQPLFSRLWSSGFLPSSYQGVRLRGGAMPVLYLEDPPGVNKTSRRQMLDAVAKLNQMKHEDYGDPEIETRITQYEMAYRMQTSVPDLMDLSKEPDGTFEMYGPESRRPGTYAANCLLARRLAERGVRFIQLYHRGWDQHNDLPRDLALQCGGTDQPTAALVADLKQRGLLEDTLIVWGGEFGRTVYCQGKLTDANYGRDHHPRNFAMWLAGGGVKKGFSLGETDDYSYNVVSDPVAVYDLQATILHLLGIDHKRLTYRFQGRDFRLTDVHGELVEKVLA
- a CDS encoding exo-alpha-sialidase, yielding MPRWIAFCFIILGCFVARPFLLANQSSRDVAKSIARVMLHKWSDDQITWFLPRTTVVPSPKGAKILMTLQEIGGSDYYGPVKWRESADLGKTWSEIRDVPGWGRRKLEDGTELAVCDVAPEYHAKTKTVLAIGHTIFYREGKYFPEQPQRNPVYVVRDAGGNWSKPQKLVWDDSRGSRIYTAGCAERVNLENGDILLPMSFAPVGRTDYSVAVALCSFDGRVLKIQRLGNELRNTTKRGLLEPSIVQFGDKFYLTIRAEDGRGYVAVSSDGLTWAEPQAWSWDNGEPLEMSTTQQHWLKHSDALYLVYMRKATENANVMRWRAPLYMALVDQKTMRLVRSTERVVFPLIGDGINAPTLVPHYGNFHTMMLNREQSLILAGEVIPANFHGDLLMARIWWATPNQFAAPKRR
- a CDS encoding LD-carboxypeptidase: MTPNQIIKPAALKPGDLVSVVAPASNLKGDYLAGGVAELERLGFRVTHRPDILEKARYTAGSDERRAEELMEAFADPAVKAVWAARGGYGVMRLLPLLDENVLRANPKIFIGYSDMTALHLYLYGRFGWVSFHGPMAAKDLAQVSESGAEHYDHETLLAAVAQPKPMGAINSTKTEMLHRGSGKTASGRLLGGCLSLIAAMMGTPDELDTRGAILFLEDTGTRPYAIDRMLQQLRLAGKFDEVQGIIFGEMTDCVQHAEQGYSIQDVLAECTADLGIPVMFGLPSGHSPIGNLTLPLGVMATLDAERGALSVNEAAVR
- a CDS encoding peptidoglycan DD-metalloendopeptidase family protein, whose protein sequence is MRLKNQQFKRMFVMFLAALVVFSNLVTLQAQNVRRRAPERVNEEEQGNPSELHYLPKYNRAAMDNHVRDGGENVGIEEDLAANNAGAVPPQLLETAEALHWNSAAGRAAVADQLAIDLSENQADDSQAAQKQLSVTGNPLSVIFNGQNVCTIPDVTIPSSGCCSYTINDQLNSRDVRYRQPYHVFTMGTDAQREQAARNFAATVRASMPMFLPYKNSHVYPGGGWLYDGGSFHGAIDYSRDNAQEGVDASFGVYSVADGTVVSKLWDDLMGNVVVIEHVAPNGDRYRTTYMHLRNGFTNDVAKAKAVPAGDTSKDSDGNYSRQYKYYKFAHKATHDPLYWGTDNQTIKVDVGDTVYAGQQIAWSGNTGYGGAGWGLDNNGNVTNKATANNHLHLMTTVPDPRPSNPNDWVQVDPYGVYAEADTNGGCYDLLDDTPYVRLFAPFYSNFHNVPANVVSKYFGYYPGMGYALQTLSIHRNGNDLLASGSFQRNLPSAWKARFYMTGSDFQYWFDEYHGQGLRPREISVTRDGSGNPRFNVIWKKRNGEGYYTHFGLTDAEWAQKWNEHVTNGGMVVEEHVAYDTNSGVRHTGVFVSSPKPVTYEVHYLSSLTLTSLLPALKAQGYKQTNIDVEEINGGRLYGGIWRKIPGTYAMEYNLTPQEYQTAFEDYSALGYRLYRIQGYSDSDRFAAIWTK